A stretch of the Panthera uncia isolate 11264 chromosome D1, Puncia_PCG_1.0, whole genome shotgun sequence genome encodes the following:
- the LOC125909427 gene encoding T-cell surface glycoprotein CD3 epsilon chain gives MMPSGSLWRVLGLCLLSVGAWGQEDNDDPSEPPPQTSASARYKVSISGTTVVLTCPEDLGSESIKWERNGGLLPNEYGEQLFLDGFSEMEDSGYYACYTSNSLEKNYLYLKARVCQNCMEVDLMAVAAIIVADVCITLGLLLLVYYWSKNKKSSSVTMMRGPGAGGRPRGQNKEKPPPVPNPDYEPIRKGQQDLYSGLNQRGI, from the exons ATGATGCCATCGGGAAGCCTCTGGAGAGTTCTGGGACTCTGTCTCCTGTCAG ttgGCGCTTGGGGGCAGGAAG aCAATGACGACCCTTCAG AGCCACCTCCACAGACATCTGCCTCCGCAC GGTATAAAGTCTCCATTTCTGGAACCACGGTGGTGCTGACATGCCCTGAGGATTTGGGAAGTGaatcaataaaatgggaaagaaatggtGGCCTCTTGCCCAATGAATATGGAGAACAGCTATTTCTGGATGGTTTTTCAGAAATGGAAGACAGTGGTTATTATGCCTGCTATACAAGCAACTCGCTAGAGAAGAACTATCTCTACCTGAAAGCAAGAG TGTGTCAGAACTGCATGGAGGTGGATCTGATGGCAGTGGCCGCGATCATCGTGGCTGATGTCTGTATCACTCTGGGGTTGCTGCTGCTGGTATATTATTGGAGCAAGAATAAAAAGTCCAGTTCCGTGACCATGATGCGAGGACCAGGTGCAGGCGGCAGGCCCAGGG gacAAAACAAGGAGAAACCACCACCTGTGCCCAATCCAGACTACGAG CCCATCCGGAAAGGCCAGCAGGATCTGTATTCTGGCCTGAATCAGAGAGGCATCTGA